The proteins below come from a single Leptotrichia sp. oral taxon 223 genomic window:
- a CDS encoding DUF2339 domain-containing protein, translating to MIDKLKELENLENKYKEIGRINSEIESIITNIKNEAGISREKELLEENERLAKDLKVFHEKMKVREEEIGRLKNSNAVLIEELKEAKKVRRNGEIDKFQNILAEKMNVELESGVTRRLSNYAEEMKRKVKMLERNLSCEFSDEADSLRDELKKINGKIGDFLEKSNRKTFENKVFLQEESSVFHNKIKEETALKEGEFLFEREKKRFVFEKLIGLKGFNFLGIISIFLGVFLVFRTQFAKILTNNYVKSSASYLLGMFFLFAGEKFYQKNKKHFAVGLIGGGIGILYLTTLLSTLYLKLYPMTAGLFISVILTGLVVILSLRYDSQIIGVLSLIGGYLPYGAYIWVNKSNVQIYYVLAYSLILQGIVLGVSWKKDWIYSKIFGFVTGVVNMTGLVYYLNYSIHDKITAFFYIVIFTTAYSFIFLNSHKKENRQSNVIDYIFLSLNLIIKFSLIYSLFDKTTPSWLKAVLVGTVGVIYGFFGDRLKDNKVAKIFYIVALGSFILIIPLIVPEKFVVVAWGAETALLYFFYRKYKNKEMRYGTIAIYLVSLVSNLIVREEKYLLVYIQDLMIISFSFILYFMIKQKSYKKEVRVLNGIFKYLIFVYSIFFINKVVFNVVTSFETINYGKDVLFGVLFSLFILRTVTYKIKKLQDSFSLRFLVIIEIIYLLFINMFNCVKYIFGSGEWVEENLYSRYPPINFQIYLILLVFVNIYLFMVSKNDIHLCFFKKNEKKPLWILGESIYFLFVANIILRIYEQSNMLFLGAGLALDIVGLLLCGYLVWKGFKVPNRNVRRIGLGIGIFFVAKSFLWDFLRFDNSYKLIAYFSMGAILIGTSYIYQTALKKLEQEVKESLRDKDFGKGEKDEENK from the coding sequence ATGATTGACAAACTAAAAGAATTAGAGAATCTTGAGAATAAGTATAAGGAAATTGGGAGAATAAATTCGGAGATAGAATCAATAATTACAAATATAAAAAATGAGGCTGGAATAAGCAGGGAAAAGGAACTTTTGGAAGAGAATGAAAGGCTGGCAAAGGATTTAAAGGTATTTCATGAAAAGATGAAAGTTAGGGAAGAAGAAATTGGAAGGCTTAAAAATAGTAATGCAGTGCTTATTGAGGAATTGAAGGAAGCTAAAAAGGTTAGGAGAAATGGTGAGATTGATAAGTTTCAGAATATTTTGGCTGAGAAGATGAATGTGGAATTGGAAAGTGGAGTGACTAGAAGGCTTTCTAATTATGCAGAGGAAATGAAGAGAAAAGTCAAAATGCTGGAAAGAAATCTTTCTTGTGAATTTTCAGATGAAGCTGATTCATTAAGAGATGAACTCAAAAAAATTAATGGGAAAATTGGTGATTTTTTAGAGAAAAGTAATAGGAAAACTTTTGAAAATAAGGTATTTCTCCAAGAGGAATCTTCGGTTTTTCATAATAAGATAAAAGAAGAAACGGCTTTGAAAGAAGGGGAATTTCTTTTTGAAAGAGAGAAAAAAAGATTTGTATTTGAAAAACTTATTGGTTTGAAGGGTTTTAACTTTTTAGGGATAATATCAATCTTTTTGGGAGTTTTTTTAGTATTTCGGACACAGTTTGCAAAAATTCTGACAAATAATTATGTAAAAAGTTCGGCATCGTATTTGCTTGGGATGTTTTTTCTTTTTGCTGGAGAAAAATTTTATCAGAAAAATAAAAAGCATTTTGCAGTTGGGCTGATTGGCGGTGGAATTGGGATTCTTTATTTGACTACGCTTCTTTCTACGCTTTATCTCAAACTTTATCCAATGACAGCGGGACTTTTTATATCGGTAATACTGACAGGGCTGGTTGTGATTCTTTCATTGCGATATGATAGCCAGATAATTGGAGTATTGTCGCTGATTGGTGGATATTTGCCTTACGGAGCATATATTTGGGTGAATAAGAGCAATGTCCAGATTTATTACGTTTTGGCATATTCTTTGATTTTGCAGGGAATTGTGCTTGGAGTTTCTTGGAAAAAGGACTGGATATACAGCAAGATTTTTGGATTTGTTACGGGTGTAGTGAATATGACGGGGCTAGTTTATTATTTAAATTACAGCATTCATGACAAAATTACGGCATTTTTCTACATCGTAATTTTTACAACGGCATACAGTTTCATTTTCCTAAATTCTCACAAAAAAGAAAATCGTCAAAGCAACGTAATCGACTATATATTTCTAAGTTTAAATCTAATCATAAAATTTTCATTGATTTACAGCTTGTTTGACAAGACAACGCCAAGCTGGCTAAAAGCCGTATTAGTTGGAACAGTTGGAGTAATTTATGGATTTTTTGGCGACAGACTCAAGGACAACAAAGTTGCAAAAATCTTTTATATCGTAGCATTAGGAAGTTTTATCCTAATTATTCCGTTAATTGTGCCAGAAAAATTTGTTGTGGTTGCCTGGGGTGCTGAAACTGCACTATTATATTTCTTTTATAGAAAATATAAAAACAAAGAAATGCGATATGGAACAATTGCGATTTATCTAGTTTCGCTGGTAAGTAATTTAATTGTGCGGGAAGAAAAATACTTGCTTGTGTATATTCAGGATTTGATGATAATATCTTTTTCATTTATACTTTATTTTATGATTAAGCAGAAAAGTTACAAAAAAGAAGTACGGGTTTTAAATGGAATATTTAAATATCTGATTTTTGTTTATTCAATATTTTTTATAAATAAAGTTGTTTTTAATGTTGTTACTTCATTTGAAACGATAAATTATGGTAAAGATGTATTGTTTGGTGTATTATTTTCACTTTTTATTTTAAGAACGGTAACGTATAAAATAAAGAAATTGCAGGACAGTTTTAGCTTGAGATTTTTAGTAATAATTGAAATAATTTATTTGTTATTTATAAATATGTTTAATTGTGTAAAATATATTTTTGGAAGCGGAGAATGGGTAGAAGAAAATTTGTATTCAAGATATCCGCCAATAAACTTTCAGATATATCTAATTTTGCTAGTTTTTGTAAATATATATTTATTTATGGTTTCAAAAAATGATATTCATTTATGCTTTTTCAAAAAAAATGAGAAAAAACCATTGTGGATACTCGGAGAATCAATATATTTTCTTTTTGTAGCAAATATTATTTTACGAATATACGAACAGTCAAATATGCTGTTTTTAGGAGCTGGACTAGCTTTGGATATAGTTGGACTGCTATTATGTGGATATTTAGTCTGGAAAGGGTTTAAAGTGCCAAATAGAAATGTTAGAAGAATTGGGCTTGGAATAGGAATATTTTTTGTGGCAAAAAGTTTTTTATGGGATTTCTTACGATTTGATAATTCCTATAAGTTGATTGCTTACTTTAGTATGGGGGCTATTTTGATTGGAACTTCCTATATTTATCAGACAGCTTTGAAGAAATTGGAGCAGGAAGTGAAAGAGAGTTTGAGGGATAAGGATTTTGGAAAAGGTGAGAAAGATGAAGAAAATAAATAA
- a CDS encoding LemA family protein: MNIVFVFIGILVILVLMAMGIYNKYIKLKNLNEEGWSGIGVYLQKRLDLIPNLVNTVKGYATHEKETLENVVKLRSQMMSIDTKDIDNIEKIQKLENEMTKTLRSIMMLQENYPDLKANENFLNLQSQLTQIETEIQSSRKYYNGTARDRNTFVETFPNNIFGGIFGFKKAEFFNAVEEAEKVPEVKF; this comes from the coding sequence ATGAATATTGTGTTTGTTTTTATAGGAATTTTGGTAATTTTGGTTCTGATGGCAATGGGGATTTACAATAAATATATCAAATTGAAGAATTTGAATGAGGAAGGTTGGAGTGGAATAGGTGTTTATTTGCAAAAAAGACTGGATTTGATACCTAATCTTGTGAATACAGTTAAAGGGTATGCGACACATGAAAAGGAAACTCTGGAAAATGTGGTAAAATTGAGAAGTCAGATGATGTCAATTGATACAAAGGATATTGATAATATTGAAAAAATTCAAAAACTTGAAAATGAAATGACAAAAACATTAAGATCAATAATGATGTTACAGGAAAATTACCCAGACTTGAAGGCAAATGAAAACTTTTTGAACTTACAATCTCAATTGACTCAAATAGAAACAGAAATTCAAAGTTCAAGAAAATATTACAATGGAACAGCAAGAGACAGAAATACTTTTGTGGAAACTTTTCCAAATAATATTTTTGGAGGAATTTTTGGATTTAAAAAAGCTGAGTTCTTTAATGCTGTGGAAGAGGCGGAAAAAGTTCCAGAAGTTAAATTTTAA
- a CDS encoding DUF2207 domain-containing protein: MKSFNKQKLNSIFSIIFVFFTLFFLNTKSLIAEKITNYDVTVQINKNGTLTVNEVIDYEFDGAAKHGIYRDIPLRSKKNGVDIYKCYIKMNSIKRNGLSEEYSTKNFNEGVRYRVGSADRFVENGVNRYEFNYVIYNAVFEKDGIYQVYFNAIGQFWKVPIEKATVNIKFGNGKPVTENEINKLDIFTGEYGQNGKDYIENLNNGTIEIKTNKVLQSYNGLSFRLNLKTNNISPTFLDKLQTLYYAHPLLAAGPVIIIFLAIYGFVTWYIFGRDVGKKAIVPEFNIPKDISAMYAAYIKGVREPKEILTIGVLSLLSKGYVEADDKKGDGKNVKYTLSDSKRSKPKLAEEEKIVFNALSDTGNIFKNEKSLYKASNKILKLFENEYKRKVYRDNSIFNVAFIIGIVIVFIISTNANSGTEGLADNNFEVAYLVMIGCVFGIILNRVFLVLKNIYGSKSTFLKVVKWLVVLFMSAIYGVLNFIVIGIIMAMYTIYSKVIGRYTADGMRKKEYLDGMKMYIKTAEANQIMKFNDVDELVAYFKGILPYAVALGVKNEAIKLMKNTIKLYNFDESTYSYINRGVHFNTYDSFILANTVSRVYNNAYNKIREERFSTLRNDSGSSSGSGFGGGGFSSGGGFSGGGSGGGGGGSW; the protein is encoded by the coding sequence ATGAAAAGTTTTAACAAACAAAAATTAAACAGTATTTTTTCAATAATTTTTGTATTTTTCACGTTATTTTTCTTAAATACAAAATCGTTAATTGCTGAAAAAATAACAAATTATGACGTTACAGTTCAGATAAATAAAAATGGGACTTTGACAGTAAATGAAGTAATTGACTATGAATTTGACGGTGCGGCAAAGCATGGAATTTATAGGGATATTCCGTTACGTTCAAAGAAAAATGGGGTAGATATTTACAAATGTTACATAAAAATGAATTCGATAAAGAGAAATGGGCTTTCAGAAGAGTATTCAACGAAAAATTTTAATGAAGGAGTAAGATACAGAGTAGGTTCTGCAGACAGATTTGTGGAAAATGGCGTAAACAGATATGAGTTTAACTATGTGATATATAACGCAGTATTTGAAAAAGATGGAATTTATCAGGTATATTTTAATGCGATTGGGCAGTTTTGGAAAGTTCCTATTGAAAAAGCCACAGTGAATATAAAATTTGGAAATGGGAAGCCTGTGACAGAAAATGAAATTAATAAACTAGATATTTTTACAGGTGAATACGGTCAAAATGGAAAAGATTATATTGAAAATTTGAATAATGGAACTATTGAAATTAAAACAAACAAGGTTTTACAATCATATAACGGATTAAGTTTCCGTTTAAATTTAAAGACGAATAATATAAGTCCAACATTTTTAGATAAACTTCAGACACTTTATTATGCTCACCCTTTACTTGCTGCAGGGCCTGTTATAATAATATTTCTAGCAATTTATGGCTTTGTAACATGGTATATATTTGGAAGAGATGTGGGTAAAAAGGCAATTGTTCCTGAATTTAACATACCTAAGGATATTTCAGCCATGTATGCGGCGTACATTAAAGGCGTAAGGGAACCTAAGGAAATATTGACAATTGGAGTGCTCTCTTTACTTTCTAAAGGTTATGTTGAAGCTGACGACAAAAAAGGCGATGGGAAAAATGTAAAATATACATTGTCTGACAGTAAAAGAAGCAAGCCTAAATTAGCAGAGGAAGAAAAGATAGTCTTTAATGCGCTTTCTGATACAGGAAACATATTCAAAAATGAAAAAAGCCTTTATAAAGCTTCAAATAAAATATTGAAATTGTTTGAAAACGAATATAAAAGGAAAGTTTACAGGGATAACAGTATTTTTAATGTTGCATTTATTATCGGTATAGTCATAGTTTTTATAATTTCGACAAATGCAAATAGTGGAACAGAAGGCTTAGCTGACAACAATTTTGAAGTGGCTTATTTAGTTATGATTGGCTGTGTTTTTGGAATAATTTTAAACAGAGTATTTTTAGTTTTAAAGAATATTTATGGAAGTAAAAGTACGTTTTTAAAAGTTGTTAAGTGGCTAGTAGTATTATTTATGTCAGCAATATATGGAGTTTTAAATTTCATTGTAATTGGCATAATTATGGCAATGTACACTATTTATTCAAAAGTAATTGGAAGATATACAGCTGACGGGATGAGAAAAAAAGAATATCTGGATGGAATGAAAATGTACATAAAGACTGCCGAAGCTAATCAAATTATGAAATTTAATGATGTAGACGAGCTAGTAGCCTATTTTAAAGGGATACTACCGTATGCAGTAGCTCTTGGAGTAAAAAATGAAGCGATAAAACTTATGAAGAATACAATAAAGCTCTATAATTTTGATGAAAGCACATATTCTTATATAAATAGAGGAGTGCATTTCAATACATACGATAGTTTTATTTTGGCAAATACAGTTTCAAGAGTATACAATAATGCGTATAATAAAATAAGAGAAGAAAGATTTAGTACCTTGAGGAATGATTCTGGAAGTTCAAGTGGAAGTGGTTTTGGCGGCGGAGGCTTCTCAAGTGGAGGCGGTTTCTCTGGCGGAGGTTCCGGCGGGGGAGGTGGAGGAAGCTGGTAG